Proteins from one Prevotella sp. E2-28 genomic window:
- a CDS encoding pectinesterase family protein: MKKLLLTTICTLLVSTTYAASSYDNPDTIVVARDGTGQFRTVTDAIEVCRAFMDYHKVIYIKKGTYKEKLIIPQWVQNIELCGESRDETIITYDDHANIQINQGTWPMAISQAVTGDSKKPTIGTFRTFTVRVDANHITFKNLTIENNAARLGQAVALHTQGDCLTFTNCRFLGHQDTVYTGMEGTRLFFDHCYIEGTTDFIFGPSTAWFEQCTIHCKANSYITAASTPKHIPFGYIFNQCTITTADNVTKVYLGRPWRDYGYTLFMHCTLPKQIRPEGWHHWQKEREQTARYMEYENIGEGATIDKRVSWSRQLTKKEAKEITLEKVFSREDKWRP; the protein is encoded by the coding sequence ATGAAGAAACTACTGCTAACTACTATCTGCACACTACTCGTGAGCACCACTTATGCTGCTTCGTCTTATGACAACCCAGACACTATCGTGGTGGCACGCGACGGCACAGGCCAGTTTCGCACCGTTACCGATGCCATTGAGGTCTGTCGTGCCTTCATGGATTATCACAAAGTTATCTACATTAAGAAGGGCACCTACAAAGAAAAACTCATTATTCCACAATGGGTACAAAACATTGAGCTCTGTGGTGAGAGTCGCGATGAGACCATCATCACCTATGACGACCACGCCAATATTCAGATAAATCAAGGCACATGGCCTATGGCTATCAGTCAGGCGGTAACAGGCGACAGTAAGAAGCCTACCATCGGCACCTTCCGCACGTTCACCGTCAGGGTCGATGCCAACCACATCACCTTCAAGAACCTCACTATCGAGAACAACGCCGCCCGTTTAGGACAGGCCGTAGCACTGCATACGCAGGGCGATTGCCTGACCTTCACCAACTGTCGTTTCCTTGGTCATCAGGACACCGTCTATACAGGCATGGAAGGAACCCGCCTATTCTTTGACCACTGCTATATAGAGGGCACCACAGATTTCATTTTCGGTCCTTCAACCGCTTGGTTCGAGCAGTGTACCATTCATTGCAAGGCAAACAGCTATATCACCGCAGCCTCAACGCCAAAGCACATCCCCTTCGGCTATATCTTCAACCAATGTACTATAACTACTGCTGATAATGTAACGAAGGTTTACCTAGGACGCCCTTGGCGCGATTACGGTTACACACTGTTCATGCATTGCACGTTACCCAAACAGATTCGTCCCGAGGGATGGCATCACTGGCAGAAAGAACGCGAACAGACAGCCCGCTATATGGAGTATGAAAATATCGGTGAAGGCGCTACTATCGACAAACGCGTATCTTGGAGCCGACAGCTCACAAAGAAAGAGGCAAAAGAAATAACACTGGAAAAGGTATTCTCCAGAGAAGACAAATGGCGCCCTTGA
- a CDS encoding MerR family transcriptional regulator, translating to MALNLNKNLKLYYSIKEVAEMFDLNESTLRFWETEFPYLKPKTAGPSKVRQYTEKDIEQIKLIHNLVKVRGFKLAAAKKIINSNRDGANRKAEVLTRLMSVRDDLQALKKQLDGLQ from the coding sequence ATGGCATTGAACTTGAACAAGAACTTGAAACTCTACTATTCCATTAAGGAAGTGGCAGAGATGTTTGACCTTAACGAGAGTACTTTGCGCTTCTGGGAAACAGAGTTCCCGTACCTGAAACCAAAGACGGCAGGTCCAAGTAAGGTGCGTCAATATACCGAGAAGGATATTGAGCAAATCAAGTTGATTCACAACCTGGTGAAGGTACGTGGATTTAAGTTGGCTGCTGCGAAGAAAATAATTAACTCTAATCGTGATGGTGCAAATCGTAAGGCTGAAGTGCTGACACGCCTGATGTCTGTGCGTGATGATTTGCAAGCTCTGAAGAAGCAGCTTGACGGGTTGCAGTAA
- a CDS encoding smalltalk protein gives MKNKEFWKFTLQTIISVLSAIATALGVTSCMA, from the coding sequence ATGAAGAATAAGGAATTTTGGAAGTTTACACTTCAAACAATCATCAGCGTGCTGTCAGCTATCGCTACCGCACTGGGCGTGACAAGCTGTATGGCGTAA
- a CDS encoding rhomboid family intramembrane serine protease — MLYVFGWSLALSLIWGFSRWIWVTSLHVFETGGTIPHVVVPLSLTAVQLLLCRHFIRGIHNSIEWAVWIVLPVISFLLYFSVGVYVEVRNSFCIDFEMSHQLAMLWQTILMFEALALFLIYQHYYVIEEYEDSAQKTIRPVFKPYIFARILVLYIVPAIMVLMFIAMKSDAMRSGQNVNWSLIRWGSLFFPYVLAEGEWWRLISYAFQHGSLVHLVSNMICYWWCMQALLKRYNGYQLLGVFLLTSFFSGVSILVFSEQNTIGASGGVFGLMAFWAIDSFYTLKSIEKKKERASVVDRRKLELEQIDVRTECSSVISMLAYNVVHSFAAAVSTSGHFGGLVAGVAVWFLFNIWPILTWIIASLSVVLIVFCLYNCRITLMQIHSDNFKAKMLQRSKSRNVSSSSEVKRQNTKKWNVQNFRGMKDGKWYLVMIGINTKYLDIPGLQRLVSQKLFNNDCDNLQETVQEYVKSFSHVDYQYTGYDYPHIQISLSEPHFYTSETIAHIFADRVVVNGKNDYDYQCSYEIKIDTKAKKIVE, encoded by the coding sequence ATGCTTTATGTCTTCGGCTGGTCACTTGCGCTCTCCTTGATTTGGGGCTTTTCCCGGTGGATATGGGTTACGTCATTACATGTATTTGAGACCGGCGGCACAATCCCCCATGTTGTGGTGCCGCTGTCCCTTACAGCCGTTCAGCTGCTTCTGTGTCGCCATTTCATACGTGGCATTCATAATAGCATAGAATGGGCTGTATGGATAGTGCTGCCCGTCATTTCCTTCCTGCTCTACTTTAGTGTAGGCGTGTATGTAGAGGTGCGTAATTCCTTTTGTATAGACTTCGAGATGAGTCACCAACTGGCTATGCTATGGCAGACCATCCTGATGTTTGAAGCCTTGGCACTTTTTCTCATCTATCAGCATTACTATGTCATAGAGGAATATGAGGATTCGGCTCAAAAGACCATTCGGCCAGTCTTCAAACCATACATATTCGCACGAATACTTGTCCTTTACATCGTTCCGGCTATCATGGTGCTCATGTTTATAGCCATGAAGTCAGATGCTATGCGATCAGGGCAGAATGTGAACTGGTCTCTTATAAGATGGGGCTCCCTTTTCTTTCCTTATGTGCTAGCAGAAGGTGAGTGGTGGCGCCTTATCTCCTACGCCTTCCAGCATGGCAGTTTGGTGCATCTGGTCTCGAACATGATATGCTATTGGTGGTGTATGCAGGCTCTTCTAAAACGGTATAATGGCTATCAGCTGTTAGGCGTATTCCTGTTGACTTCTTTCTTTTCTGGAGTGAGTATCCTGGTTTTCAGTGAGCAAAATACCATTGGAGCATCAGGAGGAGTCTTTGGATTAATGGCTTTTTGGGCCATTGATTCTTTTTATACTCTTAAGAGTATTGAAAAAAAGAAAGAGAGAGCTTCTGTCGTAGATAGACGTAAATTAGAGTTAGAACAGATTGACGTACGAACAGAATGTAGTAGTGTCATCAGCATGCTTGCCTACAATGTGGTACATAGTTTCGCTGCTGCAGTAAGTACCAGTGGTCATTTCGGTGGCTTGGTTGCAGGCGTAGCTGTTTGGTTCCTGTTTAATATCTGGCCTATCCTCACTTGGATCATTGCTTCCCTCAGCGTTGTACTCATCGTATTTTGCTTGTACAACTGTCGTATCACTCTGATGCAGATACATTCAGACAATTTCAAAGCCAAGATGCTTCAAAGAAGCAAAAGCCGTAACGTATCTTCATCGTCAGAGGTTAAGAGACAGAACACTAAAAAGTGGAATGTGCAGAATTTCCGAGGAATGAAAGACGGGAAATGGTACCTTGTCATGATAGGCATAAACACTAAATACCTCGACATACCAGGCCTTCAGCGGTTGGTGTCACAAAAGCTATTCAACAATGATTGTGATAATCTTCAGGAAACTGTCCAGGAATACGTGAAATCCTTTAGCCATGTTGATTATCAATATACAGGATATGATTATCCTCATATACAAATCAGTCTGTCAGAGCCTCATTTCTATACTTCTGAGACTATTGCACACATTTTTGCTGATAGGGTAGTTGTAAATGGTAAAAATGATTATGACTATCAATGCTCTTACGAAATAAAAATTGATACAAAAGCCAAAAAAATCGTGGAATAA
- the alaS gene encoding alanine--tRNA ligase, producing the protein MTAKEIRDSFKQFFESKQHAIVPSAPMVIKDDPTLMFTNAGMNQWKDIILGTRDPEPRRRADTQKCLRVSGKHNDLEEVGHDTYHHTMFEMLGNWSFGDYFKEGAIDMAWEYLVDVLKLNPEDLYVTVFEGSPEENIPRDDEAAKYWSKHVPADHIINGNKHDNFWEMGDTGPCGPCSEIHVDSRTPEQRKASGKTGRELVNQDDPQVIEIWNIVFMQFNRKADGSLEPLSMNVIDTGMGFERLVRMLQGKHSNYDTDVFQPIIKAEQQITGLKYTTFEEETENPITKEQDDINVAMRVCADHLRAVAFSIADGQLPSNAKAGYVIRRILRRAVRYAYTFLGQKEAFLYKLLPTLTEEMGDAFPELKAQQTLIAKVMKEEEDSFLRTLDKGISMLDKAMEQLKAEGKTELDGVQAFRLFDTYGFPLDLTELICRENGFTVNEEQFNVEMQKQKDRARNAAAVENSDWVELAVGEQQFVGYDYTEYECHILRYRKVTQKKNEFYELVLDNTPFYGEMGGQVGDQGVLVSENETIEIIDTKRENNQSVHIVKQLPKDPAAQFMACVDTDKRNASAANHTATHLLDYALKQVLGDHVEQKGSFVSPDTLRFDFSHFEKVTDEQLREVERMVNDMIRQDIHIDEHRDMPFEEAKKLGAIALFGEKYGDKVRVVRFGPSCEFCGGVHASSTGRIGMFKIISESSVAAGIRRIEAKTGSECEELLYLLEDTLKTVKSFFNNAKDLQGVIKKYIDEHDAMKKEIEGFQAQAVERAAKQLVEKAREVNGVKVITAVLPMAPAAAKDLAFKIRAAVDGSLLCVLGTHADNKPQLSIMMSDDMVADRKLNAGQMVREAAKLIQGGGGGQPHFAQAGGKSVDGLSAAVDKVIELANL; encoded by the coding sequence ATGACTGCAAAAGAAATTCGTGACTCGTTCAAACAGTTTTTCGAGTCAAAACAGCATGCCATCGTGCCCTCTGCACCCATGGTAATTAAGGACGACCCGACATTGATGTTTACCAATGCCGGCATGAACCAGTGGAAAGATATCATTTTGGGCACCCGCGACCCAGAGCCTCGTCGCCGTGCAGACACCCAGAAGTGTCTGCGCGTCAGCGGTAAGCACAATGACTTGGAGGAAGTAGGTCACGACACCTATCACCACACCATGTTCGAGATGCTGGGCAACTGGTCGTTTGGTGACTACTTCAAGGAGGGTGCCATCGATATGGCTTGGGAATACCTGGTGGATGTACTGAAGTTGAATCCTGAAGACTTGTACGTTACTGTATTCGAGGGTTCACCCGAAGAAAACATCCCCCGCGATGACGAGGCTGCCAAATACTGGTCAAAGCACGTGCCTGCCGACCATATCATCAATGGTAACAAGCACGATAACTTCTGGGAGATGGGCGACACGGGTCCCTGCGGTCCCTGCTCAGAGATTCACGTTGATTCTCGTACCCCTGAGCAGCGCAAGGCCAGCGGCAAGACCGGTCGCGAACTGGTAAATCAGGACGACCCACAGGTTATCGAGATCTGGAACATCGTGTTCATGCAGTTCAACCGTAAGGCTGACGGCTCACTGGAGCCCCTGTCAATGAACGTGATTGACACTGGTATGGGTTTCGAGCGCTTGGTTCGCATGTTGCAGGGCAAGCACTCTAACTACGACACCGACGTGTTCCAGCCTATCATCAAGGCCGAGCAGCAGATTACGGGCTTGAAATATACCACCTTCGAGGAAGAGACTGAGAATCCCATCACCAAGGAGCAGGACGATATCAACGTGGCTATGCGCGTCTGCGCTGACCACCTGCGTGCAGTTGCTTTCTCTATTGCCGATGGTCAGTTGCCCTCAAATGCCAAGGCTGGCTACGTCATTCGCCGCATCCTTCGCCGCGCCGTACGTTATGCCTACACCTTCCTGGGTCAGAAAGAGGCCTTCCTTTACAAACTCCTGCCTACCCTCACAGAGGAAATGGGCGATGCCTTCCCCGAGTTGAAGGCTCAGCAGACCCTCATCGCCAAGGTGATGAAGGAAGAGGAAGATTCATTCCTGCGCACCCTCGACAAAGGTATCTCTATGCTCGACAAGGCTATGGAGCAACTCAAGGCAGAGGGTAAGACCGAACTCGACGGCGTTCAGGCTTTCCGCCTGTTCGACACCTACGGCTTCCCCTTGGACCTCACCGAACTGATTTGTCGTGAGAACGGCTTCACCGTCAACGAAGAGCAGTTTAATGTCGAGATGCAGAAGCAGAAAGACCGTGCCCGCAATGCCGCAGCCGTTGAGAACTCCGACTGGGTAGAGCTGGCAGTTGGCGAACAGCAGTTCGTGGGTTACGACTATACCGAATACGAGTGTCACATCCTGCGCTACCGCAAGGTGACGCAGAAGAAGAACGAGTTCTACGAACTGGTGCTCGACAACACACCTTTCTATGGCGAGATGGGTGGTCAGGTAGGCGATCAGGGCGTACTCGTATCAGAGAACGAGACGATTGAAATCATTGACACCAAACGCGAGAACAACCAGAGCGTGCATATCGTGAAGCAGTTGCCAAAGGATCCCGCAGCACAGTTCATGGCTTGCGTAGATACCGACAAGCGCAATGCCTCTGCAGCCAACCACACCGCTACCCACCTGCTCGACTATGCTTTGAAGCAAGTATTGGGCGACCATGTAGAGCAGAAGGGCTCCTTCGTCAGCCCCGACACCCTGCGCTTCGACTTCTCACACTTCGAGAAGGTGACCGACGAGCAGTTGCGCGAGGTAGAACGTATGGTCAACGATATGATTCGTCAGGACATCCATATCGACGAACATCGCGATATGCCTTTCGAGGAAGCTAAGAAACTCGGTGCTATCGCCCTCTTCGGCGAGAAGTACGGCGACAAGGTGCGTGTAGTCCGCTTCGGACCTTCTTGTGAGTTCTGTGGTGGTGTTCACGCCAGCAGCACAGGTCGCATCGGCATGTTCAAGATTATCTCAGAAAGTTCCGTTGCAGCAGGTATCCGTCGTATCGAAGCCAAGACAGGCAGCGAGTGCGAGGAACTGCTCTATCTGCTTGAAGACACCCTCAAGACCGTGAAGTCATTCTTCAACAACGCCAAGGATTTGCAGGGCGTCATCAAGAAATACATCGACGAGCACGATGCCATGAAGAAAGAGATTGAAGGCTTCCAGGCACAGGCCGTAGAGCGCGCTGCCAAGCAGTTGGTAGAGAAAGCCCGCGAGGTCAACGGTGTGAAAGTCATCACCGCCGTACTTCCTATGGCTCCCGCTGCAGCCAAGGATTTGGCCTTCAAGATTCGTGCTGCCGTAGATGGCTCTCTGCTCTGCGTACTTGGTACCCATGCCGACAACAAGCCCCAACTCTCTATCATGATGAGCGACGACATGGTAGCCGACCGCAAGTTGAATGCCGGTCAGATGGTTCGCGAAGCCGCCAAACTGATTCAGGGCGGCGGCGGCGGTCAGCCCCACTTCGCTCAGGCAGGCGGTAAGAGTGTCGATGGCCTCAGCGCAGCAGTTGACAAAGTCATAGAGTTAGCAAATCTGTAA